Proteins encoded within one genomic window of Columba livia isolate bColLiv1 breed racing homer chromosome 1, bColLiv1.pat.W.v2, whole genome shotgun sequence:
- the LOC135578274 gene encoding zinc finger protein 28 homolog — translation MHLSRRGSVVTRGPRRPVPEIKRKHSGGRTQRCSRCPPPRAERGGAAGLHLPCCTGGGRPSRADAAGGSRRRLCPYGAGGAAPAQGPPALVALVRLVTGQVPRVESRASCLPLPGSIPARASISAPRAVTRRAPGCCGKMSLTFEDVALSFSPEEWAKLSGWQQQLYQEVMLENYQMVASLGWANVKPEIICKME, via the exons ATGCACTTATCCCGACGTGGCTCAGTGGTGACGAGGGGACCTAGAAGACCAGTGCCAGAGATAAAGAGGAAACACAGTGGCGGAAGGACACAGCGGTGCTCCCGGTGCCCGCCCCCCCGAGCCGAGCGGGGCGGAGCGGCAGGACTACACCTCCCGTGCTGCaccggcggcgggcggccctCCCGGGCTGACGCTGCCGGCGGCTCCCGGCGCCGCCTTTGTCCGTACGGGGCtggcggcgcggccccggcgcAG GGACCACCTGCCCTTGTTGCACTGGTGCGACTGGTGACGGGACAGGTACCTCGTGTGGAATCCAGAGCATCCTGCCTCCCTCTTCCCGGATCAATACCTGCACGGGCCTCCATCTCTGCGCCGAGAGCAGTGACACGCCGGGCTCCAGGCTGCTGCGGCAAG ATGTCGCTGACGTTTGAGGACGTGGCGCTCTCCTTCTCCCCCGAGGAGTGGGCAAAGCTGtcgggctggcagcagcagctctacCAGGAGGTGATGCTGGAAAACTACCAGATGGTCGCCTCGCTGG GCTGGGCCAACGTTAAGCCAGAGATCATATGCAAGATGGAGTGA